From Aedes albopictus strain Foshan chromosome 1, AalbF5, whole genome shotgun sequence, one genomic window encodes:
- the LOC109423600 gene encoding ankyrin repeat domain-containing protein 50, which yields MASSSVNGKIVNGKMSNADDIYENLPCREMRNGTGGEDEEEGGSATASGGCVDDESASGGGHHQQHENNNKIQNNLAMNSKDSLYATPLKKSDRPKPPQGATPKAPSLQSGPGDHRRSTRVVDDNLNNSCPDRDVKIINAELEDRRIRDFLKDTSQMHKKIELHKEYQGSNFSYLARKEHFVNLVQQNVLNETMNGGNQPKEEQIDQSLLGYKTLANEEEDKNLDVDINESLDELEARCNEKLEMLTNLHRNRSAERSQEDNEQLDLDPAPVPSLNAPLSQKPPSGNNQLLNGRGSHQGSINRLTKVYDPTQSSEINAYLNREWVLKKIAMCLEQRASKKPVPVPPGAEPADCVPSSTSGFFPRAAPVQQSNRGADLPSLGYLVLGSNGSGKTSICNDIIEGTSGTKGMLNRRLLACYFVNSQNPECHSLSMFIRSIILQILSHSSFVCTAAASQNAAPSLNDLTCNEGEPQTKISSNEALPEADQKPPEAVEAKVDEKEPVEYDKELEDMILTEIKINERVAEFCSKKKVCRQQSEPVESLSRDKETPNYPYTTHPPLQKPQPGSESVKKKDQTMSPGRSKTSKIPVAIGSSIRSPTKASSSKEPPKPEADEEEILDGGGEGIADLSDIKLDEEINEEIKDLESEKPQPSAPTEESSPVESASIPPPLPKSKNCRQVIADGYYEMLLSNPDIFESITVDSIEKNPDDCFKKAILFPLLELCPPKNALLLLIDSIDENYIQDGNLISTLKGKQVTKSRNIAELLSNHIHLMPKWLFMVCTAKKQNKNITKLFTGFKRLTLDDLRKSHVVKDVQQYIINRLNTDFRGINLTKDIIESLNQLYIKSNGCLLYLYKVLTGIKENFFTFREIKLIPCTLNGLYLYICQKSFNKKQYNKIRPILNILLVCNNYVDKYFLFNCLRTHNYSLEMEEFDKRLDLMRNIVEYSPRNPCALKIFHNSFCDWLIDVKFSTKKFLCDLNEGHVMVSMYYTMVADQLCPNKLRLYLYHLIKTGEYLTNKNIDLDLLLILLETKSNLSDCFYTNLLNCCALCEDECKNDVNLACKTRLMLERYLNVELNEEFAGFLNDFFKPNLPTDCKVLKLLIETGINNADTALSCESSAINSPVLSDRSQNIDSELAELLISSEKSCQQELQKSINLNLQQCGGGEHLGLVAAGGFSGVDRYDGGAGGHHEIVERCESGVGGGDGSGIGDSKSDIQNDRVQYDMFDAELHKGKALIHILANEGNHTLLERALNACKDPIDLEIEDLNGQTALNIAARNGHIEIVRLLLYYKQPLNDGTGRFRKIDVNHADRDGWTPLRSASWGGHTDVVKLLIESGACAIDRADKEGRTALRAAAWSGNEDIVKILIEAGANVNSIDKQGRTSLIAASYMGHYDIVEILLENGADVNHTDLDGRNALCVAALCGSSGYSKVISTLLEYGANTDQTDNEGMSPLLVSSFEGNSEICELLLENGADPDMADHMGRTPLWAACTSGHANVVKLLLFWGCGIDCMDSEGRTVLSVAAAQGNLETVRQLLDRGLDETHRDNAGWTPLHYAAFEGYADICIQLLESGAKIDECDNEGKAALHLAAQEGHNAVLEAILNVHRPCIDQRAHDGKTAFRLACLEGHFECVQTLLRFGCDVNSKDADSRTTLYILALENKLKVVKFLLEYSNVDVNIPDSEGRTALHVASWQGHAEMVKLLITLGNADVNAMDLESRTPLHSCAWQGNHEVMQLLLYYGAIPDHACKQGATALGISAQEGHEKCVTYLLKYGANPYKSDHCGRTPIKLAAKSNRNNVLRILENFTKNDLDGGKMAAHQSLNFKSPDELPPSSSIHNPSPSGPFPNPSLLMPNSSGGGIGNNCNSSSTSNNNNNNSPSLNATTSSTQNSNFYENTMQSDNSSLQKRKSVISSQSTGSSNEQAPMSFTQQLQKHSRHHNSKSHHIVQQQHQPHQQASSGGGGGGEGGGSGTNNKFGGKKHSQILPNVEEYQTNIASNIRMNHPNDADLFDLGCMSPLYATPPHSPSSDVSSPGQNQPPSSLALLGKQFEEMNISLSNNSTIMHPPDNHFARDTHMRIILGNNQKEQQQGGKSSKRSGIATNPAMRLIRNRIDSAAQLIRRTNNMLSSSGSNQGSSSIGVKSGTFQWRKESQM from the exons ATGGCTTCGTCGTCGGTGAATGGGAAAATAGTCAATGGTAAAATGTCGAATGCTGATGACATCTACGAGAACTTACCTTGCCGGGAGATGCGGAACGGGACAGGTGGAGAGGATGAGGAGGAAGGTGGCAGTGCGACTGCCAGTGGTGGTTGCGTTGATGATGAGTCCGCGTCGGGTGGGGGACACCACCAGCAGCACGAGAATAAcaacaaaattcaaaacaatttgGCCATGAACAGCAAAGACAGTTTGTACGCGACTCCGTTGAAGAAATCCGATCGTCCCAAACCGCCGCAGGGGGCAACTCCAAAAGCACCATCGCTCCAATCGGGGCCTGGTGATCATCGACGGTCGACGCGTGTCGTCGACGATAATTTAAACAATAGCTGCCCGGATAGGGACGTGAAGATAATTAACGCCGAGCTGGAGGACAGGCGGATACGAGACTTCCTGAAAGATACCTCCCAAATGCACAAAAAGATCGAACTGCACAAAGAATACCAAGGTTCGAACTTTTCCTACCTGGCACGGAAGGAGCATTTTGTGAATCTGGTGCAGCAAAATGTTCTCAACGAAACGATGAACGGTGGGAATCAACCTAAAGAAGAACAAATTGATCAGAGTCTTCTGGGGTACAAAACCTTGGCCAACGAAGAGGAGGACAAGAACCTGGATGTGGACATCAACGAATCCCTAGATGAGTTGGAGGCTCGGTGCAACGAGAAACTGGAAATGCTCACCAACTTGCATCGAAATCGTTCCGCCGAAAGGAGCCAGGAGGATAACGAACAACTTGACCTAGATCCGGCGCCAGTGCCCTCATTGAATGCTCCTCTGAGCCAGAAACCACCCTCTGGCAACAACCAGCTCCTCAATGGCCGTGGATCCCATCAAGGAAGCATCAATCGATTAACAAAAGTCTATGATCCGACACAGAGTTCGGAAATCAACGCCTATTTAAACCGGGAATGGGTTCTCAAAAAGATTGCCATGTGCTTGGAGCAGAGAGCTTCCAAAAAACCGGTTCCAGTTCCTCCGGGTGCCGAACCTGCCGACTGTGTGCCATCATCCACTTCCGGATTCTTCCCGCGAGCTGCTCCTGTTCAACAGTCGAATCGCGGGGCTGATCTCCCTTCGCTCGGATACCTGGTTCTGGGTTCCAACGGGTCCGGCAAAACTTCGATTTGCAACGACATCATCGAGGGCACTTCCGGCACCAAAGGTATGCTCAATCGACGTCTCCTGGCGTGCTACTTCGTAAACTCCCAGAACCCCGAATGCCACAGTCTGAGCATGTTTATCCGCAGTATTATCCTACAAATCCTGAGTCACTCGAGCTTTGTCTGCACAGCTGCGGCGTCCCAGAACGCTGCTCCCAGTTTAAACGATCTCACATGTAACGAGGGGGAACCTCAAACAAAGATTAGCAGTAATGAAGCCCTGCCGGAAGCAGACCAGAAACCACCCGAAGCAGTTGAAGCCAAAGTAGACGAGAAGGAACCCGTTGAATACGACAAAGAACTGGAGGACATGATTCTCACGGAGATCAAGATCAACGAACGGGTCGCCGAGTTCTGCTCTAAGAAGAAAGTCTGCCGCCAACAGTCCGAACCTGTAGAAAGTCTCAGCCGTGACAAAGAAACACCCAACTATCCGTACACAACTCATCCTCCTCTGCAGAAGCCACAACCCGGCAGCGAATCAGTCAAGAAGAAAGATCAGACGATGAGTCCCGGGCGGTCAAAGACATCCAAGATTCCGGTGGCCATCGGAAGCAGTATACGGTCCCCGACCAAGGCAAGCTCCAGCAAAGAACCGCCAAAACCCGAAGCGGACGAGGAAGAAATCTTGGACGGCGGTGGCGAAGGCATTGCCGATCTGTCAGACATCAAGCTGGATGAGGAAATCAACGAGGAGATCAAAGATCTCGAATCGGAAAAACCACAACCTTCGGCTCCGACAGAGGAGTCTTCTCCGGTGGAATCCGCCAGTATTCCACCACCGTTACCAAAGTCGAAAAACTGCCGGCAAGTCATTGCCGACGGATACTACGAAATGCTTTTGAGCAATCCGGATATCTTCGAGTCCATAACCGTGGACAGTATTGAAAAGAACCCGGACGACTGTTTTAAGAAAGCTATTCTGTTTCCTCTGTTGGAACTCTGCCCGCCGAAAAACGCCCTGCTATTGTTGATCGATTCTATTGACGAGAActacatccaagatggcaacctTATTTCCACCCTCAAAGGCAAACAGGTCACCAAGAGTCGGAACATCGCCGAACTGCTCTCGAATCACATCCATCTGATGCCCAAGTGGTTGTTCATGGTCTGCACGGcaaagaaacagaacaaaaacatTACCAAACTGTTCACCGGGTTCAAGCGACTCACGCTGGATGACCTGCGCAAAAGTCACGTAGTGAAGGATGTCCAGCAGTACATCATCAACAGACTGAACACGGATTTCCGTGGCATCAATCTTACCAAAGATATTATCGAAAGTCTGAATCAGCTCTACATCAAATCCAACGGTTGTCTCCTCTATCTGTACAAAGTCCTGACCGGAATCAAGGAGAACTTCTTCACCTTCCGGGAGATTAAGCTTATCCCTTGCACGCTGAATGGTCTCTACCTGTACATCTGCCAAAAGTCCTTCAACAAGAAGCAGTACAACAAAATTCGGCCCATCCTGAACATTCTCTTGGTCTGCAACAACTACGTCGACAAGTACTTCCTGTTTAACTGTCTGCGAACCCACAACTACTCTCTTGAAATGGAAGAATTCGATAAACGCCTCGATCTCATGCGAAACATCGTCGAGTACAGTCCTCGCAATCCCTGTGCGTTGAAGATCTTCCACAACTCGTTCTGCGATTGGCTCATCGACGTCAAGTTCTCCACCAAGAAGTTCCTGTGCGATCTGAACGAAGGCCACGTCATGGTTTCCATGTACTACACCATGGTGGCCGATCAACTATGCCCAAACAAGCTCCGGCTCTACCTTTACCACCTGATCAAAACCGGCGAGTATCTCACCAACAAGAACATCGACCTCGATCTGCTCCTCATCCTGCTGGAAACCAAGTCCAACCTGAGCGATTGCTTCTACACCAATCTGCTCAACTGTTGTGCCCTGTGCGAGGACGAGTGCAAAAACGACGTTAATCTGGCGTGCAAGACCCGCCTGATGCTCGAGCGCTACCTAAATGTCGAACTGAACGAAGAGTTTGCCGGATTCCTGAACGACTTCTTCAAGCCGAATCTCCCGACGGACTGCAAGGTGCTGAAGTTGCTCATCGAGACTGGCATCAACAATGCCGATACGGCGCTGTCCTGTGAATCGTCGGCCATTAACTCCCCGGTGCTGTCGGATCGGTCGCAGAACATCGACTCCGAGCTGGCCGAACTGCTGATTTCGAGCGAGAAGAGTTGCCAGCAGGAGTTGCAGAAGTCGATCAACTTGAATTTGCAACAGTGCGGCGGCGGGGAACATTTGGGTTTGGTGGCCGCGGGTGGGTTCAGTGGGGTGGATCGTTACGACGGTGGGGCGGGCGGGCATCACGAGATTGTGGAACGATGCGAGAGCGGTGTTGGCGGAGGTGACGGCAGCGGTATCGGAGACTCGAAGTCCGATATTCAGAACGATCGGGTGCAGTACGATATGTTCGATGCGGAGCTGCACAAGGGCAAGGCGTTGATCCACATATTGGCAAATGAAGGGAATCATACGCTGCTGGAGCGGGCGTTAAAT GCCTGCAAAGACCCGATTGACCTGGAAATCGAAGATCTCAACGGCCAGACGGCGCTCAACATTGCCGCCCGCAACGGGCACATCGAAATCGTTCGGCTCCTCCTGTACTACAAACAACCACTGAACGATGGTACCGGTCGGTTCCGGAAGATTGACGTGAACCATGCAGATCGGGACGGTTGGACCCCGTTGCGATCGGCTTCCTGGGGTGGGCATACGGACGTGGTAAAGCTGCTGATCGAAAGTGGCGCTTGTGCAATAGACCGGGCGGACAAGGAAGGCCGGACGGCACTTCGGGCGGCGGCCTGGAGTGGCAATGAGGATATTGTGAAGATCCTGATCGAGGCCGGAGCGAACGTTAACTCGATCGATAAGCAGGGCCGGACGTCGCTCATTGCGGCTTCCTACATGGGGCATTACGATATCGTGGAGATTTTGCTGGAGAACGGGGCGGATGTAAACCATACGGATCTGGACGGAAGGAATGCACTGTGCGTAGCGGCCTTGTGTGGAAGTTCTGGATACAGTAAGGTGATCTCAACGCTGTTGGAGTATGGGGCTAACACGGATCAAACGGATAACGAGGGAATGTCACCGCTGCTGGTAAGTTCGTTTGAAGGAAATTCGGAGATTTGTGAGTTGCTTCTGGAGAATGGTGCGGATCCGGATATGGCAGATCACATGGGTAGAACTCCCCTGTGGGCAGCCTGTACTTCGGGTCATGCCAACGTTGTGAAGTTGCTGTTGTTTTGGGGATGTGGAATCGATTGTATGGATTCGGAAGGTCGAACGGTTCTAAGCGTAGCAGCTGCCCAAGGTAACCTGGAAACTGTAAGGCAGCTTCTGGATCGAGGCCTAGATGAAACGCACCGAGATAACGCAGGATGGACACCTTTGCATTACGCGGCCTTTGAAGGATACGCGGATATCTGTATACAACTTCTTGAATCTGGTGCCAAGATCGACGAATGTGACAATGAAGGTAAAGCCGCGTTGCACTTAGCCGCACAAGAAGGACACAACGCAGTGCTGGAAGCCATACTGAATGTTCATAGGCCTTGCATCGATCAACGAGCTCACGACGGAAAGACGGCCTTCCGGTTAGCCTGTCTGGAAGGGCACTTTGAGTGCGTTCAGACATTGCTCCGATTTGGCTGCGATGTGAACTCGAAGGACGCCGATTCCCGTACGACGCTCTACATTCTGGCGCTGGAGAACAAGCTCAAAGTGGTGAAGTTCCTGCTGGAATACTCGAACGTGGACGTTAACATTCCGGACAGCGAAGGTCGAACGGCACTACACGTGGCATCCTGGCAGGGTCACGCCGAAATGGTTAAGCTGTTGATCACGTTAG GTAATGCCGACGTCAACGCAATGGATCTCGAGTCGCGAACCCCGCTGCATTCGTGCGCCTGGCAGGGCAACCACGAAGTGATGCAGCTGCTGCTATACTACGGAGCCATTCCGGACCATGCCTGCAAGCAGGGTGCCACGGCGCTGGGCATCTCCGCCCAGGAAGGGCACGAAAAGTGCGTTACCTATTTGCTCAAATACGGCGCCAATCCGTACAAATCCGACCACTGCGGTCGGACGCCAATCAAGCTGGCCGCAAAGTCCAACCGGAACAACGTTCTCCGGATATTGGAGAATTTTACCAAAA ACGACCTCGACGGAGGAAAAATGGCTGCCCATCAGAGTTTGAACTTCAAATCTCCGGACGAGCTACCACCGTCATCTTCGATACATAATCCGTCGCCTTCGGGGCCCTTTCCGAATCCGAGTTTGTTGATGCCCAACAGCAGTGGCGGCGGTATCGGTAATaactgcaacagcagcagcaccagcaacaacaataacaacaactccCCGTCTTTGAATGCAACGACCAGCTCGACGCAGAACAGTAATTTCTACGAGAATACCATGCAGTCGGACAACAGTAGTCTGCAGAAACGGAAAAGTGTCATCTCTAGTCAATCGACCGGTAGCAGTAACGAG CAAGCGCCCATGTCTTTCACACAACAACTGCAGAAACACTCCCGGCATCACAACTCCAAATCGCACCACATTGTACAGCAGCAACATCAGCCCCACCAGCAGGCTTCTAGCGGTGGCGGCGGTGGTGGAGAAGGAGGAGGATCAGGCACCAACAACAAGTTCGGTGGCAAAAAACATTCCCAAATTCTGCCAAACGTGGAGGAATACCAGACTAATATCG CTTCAAACATTCGGATGAACCACCCGAACGATGCCGACCTGTTCGATTTGGGTTGTATGTCCCCGCTCTACGCTACGCCACCGCACTCGCCGAGCAGTGATGTGAGCTCCCCCGGTCAGAATCAACCGCCCTCGTCATTGGCCCTGCTCGGCAAACAGTTCGAAGAGATGAACATCAGCCTGTCGAACAACAGTACCATCATGCATCCGCCGGATAACCACTTTGCTCGGGATACCCATATGCGAATCATACTGGGGAACAATCAGAAGGAGCAGCAGCAGGGAGG AAAATCATCCAAACGCAGTGGCATAGCGACGAATCCGGCCATGCGGCTGATTCGCAACCGGATCGACTCGGCTGCCCAGCTGATCCGACGGACGAACAACATGCTGTCGAGTAGCGGCAGCAATCAGGGTTCATCCAGCATAGGAGTCAAATCCGGCACGTTCCAGTGGCGCAAAGAGAGCCAGATGTAA